A region from the Desertibacillus haloalkaliphilus genome encodes:
- the treR gene encoding trehalose operon repressor: protein MKKNKYYKIFEEIATEIDKGEFPPRTMLPSEHDLSEQYSTSRETIRKALTLLSQNGYIQKVRGKGSIVLDRSKFNFPISGLVSFKEIADQLGNESKTIVHELQLISPDCYVSQQLNVSSKDEVWKVVRSRSIDGETIILDKDYFCRKVVPTLTKAICEHSIYEYLEKELGLTISFAKKEIVVEECTDEDRKYLDLRGYDHIVIVKNYVYLDDTTLIQYTESRHRLDKFRFVDFARRK from the coding sequence ATGAAAAAAAATAAATATTATAAAATTTTTGAAGAAATTGCAACTGAAATTGATAAAGGGGAGTTTCCCCCACGTACGATGCTTCCTTCCGAGCATGACTTATCTGAACAATATTCGACGTCTAGAGAGACGATAAGGAAAGCTTTAACTTTATTGTCCCAAAATGGATATATTCAAAAAGTTAGGGGGAAAGGATCGATTGTTTTGGATCGATCGAAATTTAATTTTCCGATCTCTGGCCTTGTAAGTTTCAAGGAGATTGCTGATCAATTAGGGAATGAATCAAAAACAATAGTTCATGAATTACAACTAATCTCACCTGACTGTTATGTAAGTCAGCAGTTAAACGTATCATCTAAAGACGAGGTATGGAAAGTTGTCAGGTCACGGTCAATTGATGGTGAAACCATTATTCTAGATAAGGATTACTTTTGTAGAAAAGTTGTCCCAACGTTAACAAAGGCGATATGTGAGCACTCAATCTATGAATATTTAGAAAAAGAGTTAGGGCTTACGATTAGTTTTGCCAAAAAGGAAATTGTTGTCGAAGAATGTACGGATGAAGATCGAAAGTATCTTGATTTAAGAGGATATGATCATATTGTTATCGTAAAAAATTACGTTTATTTAGATGATACAACGCTGATTCAGTATACAGAATCAAGGCACCGCTTAGATAAATTTCGATTTGTCGATTTTGCACGAAGAAAGTAA
- the treC gene encoding alpha,alpha-phosphotrehalase: protein MKTPWWKKSVVYQIYPKSFNDTTGNGVGDLNGIIEKLDYLKTLGVDVIWLTPIYKSPQKDNGYDISDYFSIHEDYGTMEDFDRLLEEAHKRDIKLIMDIVVNHTSTEHEWFQKSIQSKDNPYRDFYIWKNPVDGGEPTNWESKFGGSAWQYDEATGQYYLHLFDVTQADLNWENEDVRKKVYEMMTFWFEKGVDGFRLDVINLISKDQRFPNDDGSVAPGDGRKFYTDGPRVHEFMNEMNREVFSKYDSMTVGEMSSTTTDHCIKYTNPERNELSMTFNFHHLKVDYPNGDKWTVADFDFLALKDILTKWQVEMHKGGGWNALFWCNHDQPRVVSRYGNDTTYHTESAKMLATTIHMMQGTPYIYQGEEFGMTDPKFDDISEYRDVESLNIYDIKQREGMSKEEIIEILKSKSRDNSRTPVQWNDSKHAGFTAGTPWIHTAANYKEINAEKAIHDKNSIFYHYQALIKLRKQLDIITYGDYQLILKDDKDIFAYVRNGEHEKLLVVNNFYGKEAMFTLPTDVDVEGYNRRIVLSNYSDSTEQFEELRLRPYESIVYHLTK, encoded by the coding sequence ATGAAAACTCCTTGGTGGAAGAAATCAGTCGTTTATCAAATTTATCCAAAAAGCTTTAATGATACGACAGGAAATGGTGTTGGTGATTTAAACGGAATTATTGAAAAGCTTGATTATTTAAAGACACTTGGTGTAGATGTTATTTGGTTAACTCCAATCTATAAATCACCGCAAAAAGATAATGGTTATGACATAAGTGATTATTTTAGCATACATGAAGATTATGGAACGATGGAAGATTTTGATCGCTTACTGGAAGAAGCACATAAACGCGATATTAAGCTAATCATGGATATTGTAGTGAATCATACGTCAACCGAGCATGAATGGTTTCAAAAATCGATTCAATCAAAGGATAATCCGTATCGTGATTTTTATATTTGGAAGAACCCAGTTGATGGAGGAGAACCAACGAATTGGGAATCAAAATTTGGGGGCTCCGCTTGGCAATATGATGAAGCGACAGGTCAATATTACCTTCACTTATTTGATGTTACGCAGGCTGACTTAAATTGGGAAAATGAAGACGTCCGTAAAAAAGTTTATGAGATGATGACGTTTTGGTTTGAAAAAGGTGTTGATGGTTTCCGTCTTGATGTTATTAATTTAATTTCTAAAGATCAACGTTTTCCAAATGATGATGGATCGGTGGCGCCTGGAGATGGCAGAAAGTTTTATACCGATGGACCCCGTGTTCATGAATTTATGAATGAGATGAACCGAGAGGTCTTTTCTAAGTATGACAGTATGACCGTTGGTGAAATGTCTTCGACGACAACAGACCATTGTATTAAATATACAAACCCAGAACGTAATGAGTTGAGCATGACATTCAATTTCCACCATCTAAAAGTGGACTACCCAAATGGTGATAAGTGGACGGTTGCTGACTTTGATTTTCTTGCATTAAAGGATATTTTAACGAAATGGCAGGTAGAAATGCATAAAGGGGGCGGATGGAACGCACTATTTTGGTGTAACCATGATCAACCGCGAGTTGTATCACGCTATGGAAACGACACAACGTATCACACAGAATCTGCAAAGATGTTAGCAACTACAATTCACATGATGCAAGGAACCCCTTATATTTATCAAGGCGAAGAGTTCGGGATGACAGATCCAAAATTCGATGATATTTCTGAATATCGAGATGTAGAATCATTAAATATTTATGACATTAAACAACGAGAAGGAATGTCAAAAGAGGAAATTATTGAGATCTTGAAGAGTAAATCGAGAGATAATTCGCGTACTCCTGTGCAATGGAACGATAGTAAACATGCTGGATTTACAGCGGGCACCCCTTGGATTCATACAGCTGCGAATTATAAAGAAATAAATGCAGAGAAGGCTATTCATGATAAAAATTCGATTTTTTATCATTACCAGGCACTCATCAAATTAAGAAAGCAACTAGATATCATTACGTATGGGGACTATCAATTGATTTTAAAAGATGATAAAGATATTTTTGCGTATGTCCGTAACGGTGAACATGAGAAGCTTTTGGTTGTCAACAATTTCTATGGTAAAGAAGCCATGTTTACGTTACCAACTGATGTAGATGTTGAAGGTTATAACCGACGTATTGTTCTCTCCAATTATAGTGATTCAACGGAACAATTTGAGGAATTGCGACTAAGACCGTATGAATCGATCGTTTATCACCTAACAAAGTAA
- the treP gene encoding PTS system trehalose-specific EIIBC component: MGVKKQEVEAIVQAIGGKDNIQAATHCVTRLRFALKDESIVDQEALEKNDLVKGSFSTNGQYQVVIGQGTVNEVYKQIVEITGIGEASKDEVKDAAGKKLNPLQRAIKTLGDIFIPILPAIVTAGLLMGINNILTGPGIFYDGQSVIDVHPQWADFADIINLIANTAFTFLPALIGWSAVKRFGGSELLGIVLGLMLVHPDLLNAWAYGEAEAAGTIPVWNLFGFEIEKVGYQGQVLPVLVSAYVLAKIEMALNKRVADAYKMLVVAPIALLLTGFIAFIAIGPITFLVANALTSAFVGIFDFAPAIGGLVYGTLYAPLVITGMHHTFLAVDLQLIASIGGTFLWPMLALSNIAQGSATLAMMKIAKDEKLKGLSMTSSISAYLGITEPAMFGVNLRYKYPFIAAMIGSGIAGLFITINAVRAASVGVGGLPAFLSIFPEFWGSFFIGMAIAIVVPFVLTYGYAKIKKYEH, encoded by the coding sequence ATGGGTGTGAAAAAACAAGAGGTTGAAGCGATCGTACAGGCGATCGGTGGAAAAGATAATATACAAGCTGCAACCCATTGTGTTACGCGGCTAAGGTTTGCCCTTAAAGACGAAAGTATTGTCGACCAAGAGGCACTTGAAAAGAACGATTTAGTCAAAGGTTCATTTTCAACAAACGGTCAATATCAAGTTGTTATTGGTCAAGGAACGGTTAATGAAGTGTATAAACAAATCGTTGAGATTACAGGGATTGGTGAAGCATCTAAGGATGAAGTGAAAGATGCAGCGGGAAAAAAACTAAATCCTCTTCAACGTGCGATTAAAACCTTAGGAGATATTTTCATCCCGATATTACCAGCCATCGTTACAGCTGGTTTATTAATGGGGATTAACAACATTCTTACAGGTCCTGGGATTTTTTATGATGGTCAATCCGTCATTGATGTTCACCCTCAATGGGCAGATTTTGCTGATATTATTAACTTAATTGCAAATACCGCCTTCACCTTTCTCCCAGCCCTGATCGGTTGGTCGGCAGTCAAACGATTTGGGGGAAGCGAACTGTTAGGGATCGTCCTCGGTCTGATGCTCGTTCACCCTGATTTATTAAATGCATGGGCATATGGTGAAGCAGAGGCAGCAGGTACGATTCCGGTTTGGAACCTGTTTGGGTTTGAAATTGAAAAGGTCGGTTATCAAGGACAAGTATTACCAGTCTTAGTGTCTGCTTATGTGTTAGCGAAAATTGAAATGGCATTAAATAAGCGGGTAGCGGATGCATATAAAATGCTCGTTGTCGCTCCGATTGCTTTACTTCTTACAGGATTTATTGCCTTTATTGCTATTGGACCAATCACATTTTTAGTGGCTAATGCGCTGACGTCAGCGTTTGTCGGTATCTTTGATTTTGCACCTGCGATTGGTGGATTAGTCTACGGTACCCTTTATGCGCCATTAGTGATTACAGGGATGCATCACACGTTCCTAGCAGTGGATCTTCAATTGATTGCAAGTATAGGTGGAACGTTCCTATGGCCAATGTTAGCTCTATCAAATATCGCTCAAGGCTCAGCAACACTTGCGATGATGAAGATAGCTAAAGATGAGAAGTTAAAAGGGTTATCGATGACATCGTCAATTTCTGCTTATTTAGGAATTACAGAGCCAGCGATGTTTGGGGTTAACTTACGATATAAATATCCATTTATTGCGGCGATGATTGGTTCTGGGATTGCTGGGTTGTTTATTACAATCAATGCAGTTCGAGCAGCTTCAGTAGGTGTTGGTGGCTTGCCGGCATTTCTATCGATATTCCCAGAATTTTGGGGCTCATTCTTTATCGGTATGGCCATAGCGATTGTTGTTCCATTCGTATTAACGTACGGTTACGCAAAAATTAAGAAGTACGAACATTAA
- a CDS encoding PTS sugar transporter subunit IIA, whose amino-acid sequence MLKKLFGKKEKQTEEKILSPINGKVIEIEQVPDPTFAQKMMGEGVAIEPADGTVVSPVDGEIIQFFHTKHAIGIRSQTGLELLIHVGLETVAMNGEGFEGHVKEGDKVKVGDKLISCDLDLIKEKAASTITPVVITNSDIVEKLDKHHEEQAKSAQTTVMEVKVKA is encoded by the coding sequence ATGCTAAAGAAATTATTTGGAAAAAAAGAAAAACAAACTGAGGAAAAGATTTTATCACCAATAAATGGGAAAGTTATTGAAATTGAACAAGTTCCTGATCCAACGTTTGCACAAAAGATGATGGGTGAAGGTGTGGCAATCGAACCTGCAGATGGTACGGTTGTTTCTCCAGTTGACGGTGAAATTATTCAATTCTTCCATACGAAACATGCCATCGGTATACGTTCACAAACAGGTCTTGAGCTATTAATTCATGTCGGATTAGAGACGGTAGCTATGAATGGTGAAGGGTTTGAAGGTCATGTAAAGGAAGGAGATAAGGTAAAAGTAGGAGATAAATTAATTAGCTGTGACTTAGATCTTATTAAAGAAAAGGCAGCAAGTACGATCACACCTGTCGTCATTACGAACAGTGATATTGTTGAAAAGCTAGATAAACATCACGAAGAACAAGCCAAAAGCGCACAAACGACAGTAATGGAAGTCAAAGTTAAAGCATGA
- a CDS encoding thiol-disulfide oxidoreductase DCC family protein, giving the protein MGAVILFDGECSLCNISVQFIIKRDPSGYFQFASLQSQVGQTLLKEHGIEPTVTSLVVFDADTYALKSSAVIQICKHLTQPWKLFTVFRFIPLSFRDFLYDLVSKNRKKIVRAEVKSCMLPTTELKKRFLD; this is encoded by the coding sequence ATGGGTGCAGTGATTTTATTTGATGGAGAATGTAGCTTATGTAACATAAGTGTTCAGTTTATTATCAAAAGGGACCCTAGTGGTTATTTTCAATTCGCCTCTTTACAAAGTCAGGTTGGCCAAACGCTTTTAAAAGAGCATGGAATTGAACCAACGGTAACTAGTTTAGTTGTATTTGATGCAGATACTTATGCCTTAAAGTCTTCAGCTGTTATACAGATATGCAAGCACTTGACACAACCTTGGAAGCTTTTTACGGTCTTTCGTTTTATTCCCCTCTCGTTTCGAGATTTTCTGTATGATCTTGTTTCCAAAAACCGTAAAAAAATTGTCCGTGCCGAAGTGAAGAGCTGTATGCTGCCTACAACAGAACTAAAAAAACGCTTCTTAGACTAA
- a CDS encoding S-layer homology domain-containing protein: MNRFKNVCRHFIQGTAAIILTAAVSGQTVNASTAIAEACDYEPIIGENPDKQTVNCLLTETALQYNVPPEIVKAVAHVENGGWKHFDENNEPIISDDGGIGLMQITTLGDYDAKDLKYDLLENITAGVERLHEMFHAIYLPTVNDQAWQDIENWYFAVMGYNGIKPVNSPVVQQTGMRNTDAYQEKVFQAMEKFSLLSFEPFLFSTTDFNYDPTKTDNIEFVTKAYDIEPVTQTKHLFSTGDQVQVKGGTPHLREHPTTNSHSITRLEPNEIVTITGDFSYDQTASSSNHFVWYPIEQESGTTGFVASGYLESITTHQEEVVEQPKQIFSDIPTDHWAAKEIYYLNREGIVGGYPDGHFHGDTAITRAQAAAMLSRAEGLSTSNRSDPSFSDVPTTHYFYHAIAATVDEGIFTGLAEHSFGPDESLTRAQMAVLLDRLYQFRTVIEDAPPFTDIKTGTWYESSIDKLYRSGIVAGMTETTFGPNEPVTRTQYAVFMARALDEQFRTQ; this comes from the coding sequence ATGAATCGATTTAAGAATGTATGTAGACACTTCATTCAAGGAACTGCTGCTATTATTCTGACTGCTGCTGTGAGTGGACAAACCGTAAATGCTTCTACAGCTATTGCAGAGGCATGTGACTATGAACCGATCATTGGTGAAAACCCGGATAAACAAACGGTCAATTGTTTACTAACCGAAACGGCTTTGCAATATAACGTGCCGCCCGAAATTGTAAAAGCAGTAGCACACGTTGAAAATGGGGGTTGGAAGCACTTTGATGAAAATAACGAACCTATCATTTCAGATGATGGCGGCATCGGCCTTATGCAAATAACTACTTTAGGAGATTATGACGCCAAAGACTTAAAATATGATCTGCTCGAAAATATTACTGCAGGTGTGGAACGATTGCATGAAATGTTTCATGCAATCTACCTGCCAACAGTCAATGACCAAGCATGGCAAGATATTGAGAATTGGTACTTTGCCGTCATGGGCTATAATGGAATTAAACCCGTAAACAGCCCTGTTGTGCAACAAACGGGAATGCGAAACACAGACGCTTATCAAGAAAAGGTCTTTCAAGCGATGGAGAAATTTAGCTTACTTTCCTTTGAACCATTTTTGTTCTCAACAACAGATTTCAACTATGACCCAACCAAAACAGACAATATTGAATTTGTAACGAAAGCCTATGACATAGAACCTGTTACACAGACAAAGCATTTATTTTCTACAGGAGATCAAGTCCAAGTAAAGGGGGGCACTCCACATCTTCGGGAGCACCCTACAACAAATAGTCATTCGATTACTAGGCTCGAACCGAATGAAATCGTAACGATTACCGGTGATTTTAGCTACGATCAAACGGCATCTAGTTCAAATCATTTTGTATGGTATCCCATTGAACAGGAAAGTGGTACAACAGGCTTTGTTGCATCTGGATATCTTGAGAGCATAACAACCCACCAAGAAGAAGTTGTCGAGCAGCCGAAACAAATCTTTAGTGACATCCCTACTGACCATTGGGCTGCAAAAGAAATATACTATTTAAATCGTGAAGGGATTGTTGGTGGCTATCCTGATGGACATTTCCATGGAGACACTGCTATAACAAGAGCTCAAGCAGCTGCCATGCTAAGTCGTGCCGAAGGGCTTTCAACATCAAACCGTTCTGATCCCTCCTTTTCAGATGTTCCGACAACGCATTATTTCTATCATGCCATTGCTGCCACAGTCGATGAAGGTATTTTCACCGGCTTAGCTGAGCATTCGTTCGGACCTGATGAAAGCCTAACAAGGGCTCAAATGGCTGTTTTACTAGACCGTCTCTATCAATTCCGAACGGTAATTGAAGACGCACCTCCATTTACTGATATAAAAACTGGCACCTGGTACGAGTCTTCCATAGACAAGCTCTATAGAAGTGGAATTGTCGCCGGGATGACAGAAACAACCTTTGGTCCAAATGAACCTGTAACACGAACGCAATATGCGGTATTTATGGCTCGTGCGTTAGATGAGCAATTCCGTACACAATAA
- a CDS encoding FRG domain-containing protein produces MKTDKIVNDKKNGGKVYGIGWCLFMSDQRLNISDYFFSEQWIKILDEVTFFSKKSRGVWYRGQNNNRAKGGECYRLQSGLFRMDMSVDQLLEWEQVSYKRFLENGFELHKTTNEWDLLYLMQHYGVKTRLLDWTESFAVALYFATRNWTEKNECSVWLLDPYRLNEIFHGTKNLISMPRESSFLEERTSFAKTLALFPYMNSSRSMNQKGIFTLQGNTKLGLEEEEEGILFDKKIVKHIHLKPDLKNDIKMFLELSGINHFTLFPDLDGLASFVNQWTTEDIHKKDVNIPWEKADDYEFIRDSPQGSIHWEEDKDTYR; encoded by the coding sequence ATGAAAACAGATAAAATCGTCAATGATAAAAAGAATGGTGGAAAAGTTTACGGCATAGGTTGGTGTTTATTTATGAGTGATCAACGGTTAAACATTAGTGATTATTTCTTTTCAGAACAATGGATAAAAATATTAGATGAGGTCACGTTTTTCTCAAAGAAAAGTAGGGGTGTTTGGTACCGCGGTCAAAATAACAACCGTGCGAAAGGTGGGGAGTGTTATCGTCTTCAATCAGGGTTGTTCCGGATGGATATGTCTGTCGATCAACTCTTAGAATGGGAACAAGTTAGCTATAAGCGTTTTTTAGAGAATGGATTTGAATTACATAAAACTACTAATGAATGGGATTTGTTATATTTAATGCAGCATTACGGTGTGAAAACAAGACTTCTTGATTGGACGGAATCATTTGCAGTGGCACTCTATTTTGCTACAAGAAACTGGACAGAAAAAAATGAATGCAGTGTCTGGCTGCTCGACCCTTATCGTTTAAACGAAATCTTCCATGGTACAAAAAACTTAATAAGTATGCCGCGGGAATCATCATTTCTAGAAGAGCGTACGTCGTTTGCAAAAACACTCGCCTTATTTCCCTATATGAACTCCTCTCGTAGTATGAACCAAAAGGGAATCTTCACACTGCAAGGGAACACAAAACTCGGATTAGAAGAGGAAGAAGAGGGGATTTTATTTGATAAAAAAATTGTTAAGCATATTCACTTAAAGCCAGACCTAAAAAATGATATTAAGATGTTTTTGGAATTAAGTGGGATTAATCATTTCACATTATTTCCTGACCTTGATGGTTTAGCTAGTTTTGTTAACCAATGGACAACCGAAGATATTCATAAAAAGGATGTCAATATTCCGTGGGAGAAAGCTGATGACTACGAGTTTATTCGCGATTCACCGCAAGGGTCGATTCATTGGGAAGAGGATAAAGATACGTATCGTTAA
- a CDS encoding HAD family hydrolase has translation MKAVFFDLDDTLLWDKKSIKEAFKATCEDATKKYDLDPIELEEAVRQSARELYASYETYEFTKMIGINPFEGLWGDFTDKINKDFRKMREIVPTYRKKAWTNGLKALGIDDPSFGAELGELFPAHRRKLPFVYEETFQVLDELKEKYQLLLLTNGSPTLQNEKLDLTPELVPYFDHILVSGAFGRGKPDPAIFEHALFLMSLQKDEAIMVGDNLHTDILGSNRIDMKNVWINHHAIDNDTGITPTYEVSRLKELPRILEQI, from the coding sequence ATGAAAGCTGTATTTTTTGATTTAGACGATACGTTACTTTGGGATAAGAAAAGTATTAAAGAAGCCTTTAAGGCAACATGCGAAGATGCAACTAAAAAATATGACCTTGATCCAATTGAATTAGAAGAGGCTGTCCGCCAATCAGCACGAGAGCTCTATGCTTCTTATGAAACGTATGAGTTCACAAAAATGATTGGAATTAATCCATTTGAAGGCCTCTGGGGCGATTTCACAGATAAAATTAACAAAGATTTTCGCAAGATGAGAGAGATTGTTCCTACATACCGAAAAAAAGCTTGGACAAACGGATTGAAGGCATTGGGCATTGATGATCCAAGCTTTGGTGCAGAGCTCGGCGAATTATTCCCTGCCCACCGTCGCAAGCTACCATTTGTCTATGAAGAAACCTTCCAAGTGTTAGATGAACTAAAAGAAAAGTATCAACTACTATTGTTAACGAACGGATCACCGACGCTTCAAAATGAAAAGCTCGATCTGACACCAGAGCTCGTCCCTTATTTTGACCATATTCTTGTCTCAGGTGCGTTTGGACGCGGAAAACCCGATCCAGCTATTTTTGAACATGCACTTTTCTTAATGTCACTTCAAAAAGACGAAGCGATTATGGTAGGGGATAACCTGCATACCGATATTCTCGGTTCAAATCGAATTGACATGAAAAATGTTTGGATTAACCATCATGCCATTGACAATGATACAGGAATTACACCTACCTATGAGGTTAGTCGACTAAAAGAATTGCCACGTATCCTTGAACAAATCTAG
- a CDS encoding glycoside hydrolase domain-containing protein — protein sequence MNFTKQFWVLTLSFIVGIATFFLFVVFDKDEELGSEQPINEEESVVDDEQPQETTDDRDQGTDQENQEEQSHNDQTQPARGDTNEDVEFIWGVDSASRTTEDFYQCVTTNFGEPEIWGRYLGDKEGVSYGLTTDEINLLHDQRIQILVIYNHFTDGTTYERGVQEAEQAIALANELSIPEGVALFANVEPEYPIDADFITGWYDTLAESVYEAGIYGDFSEDGDIHHAFQQAASEQAEIQDHTVIWTHQPQIGITTEENAPEYQPAAPEGSLAWGWQYGIESEACNIDTNLFSSELVDYLW from the coding sequence GTGAACTTTACTAAACAATTTTGGGTACTAACACTATCATTTATCGTAGGAATCGCGACATTTTTTCTATTCGTCGTTTTCGATAAAGATGAGGAGCTCGGCTCTGAACAACCAATAAATGAAGAGGAAAGCGTAGTTGACGATGAACAGCCGCAAGAAACGACAGATGATCGAGATCAAGGTACTGATCAAGAGAATCAAGAGGAACAGTCTCACAATGATCAAACTCAACCCGCTAGAGGAGATACGAATGAGGATGTGGAGTTCATTTGGGGTGTTGATTCCGCAAGCAGAACGACAGAAGACTTCTATCAATGTGTGACGACGAACTTCGGTGAACCTGAAATATGGGGAAGATATTTAGGTGATAAAGAAGGTGTATCCTATGGGCTAACAACTGATGAGATCAACCTTCTTCATGACCAAAGAATACAAATCCTTGTTATTTACAATCATTTCACTGACGGAACAACATATGAAAGAGGCGTTCAGGAAGCAGAACAGGCCATTGCCCTAGCGAATGAACTTTCCATTCCTGAAGGTGTTGCCCTCTTTGCCAATGTCGAGCCCGAATATCCGATTGATGCAGACTTTATTACCGGCTGGTATGATACACTAGCCGAATCCGTTTATGAAGCAGGTATTTATGGCGACTTCTCGGAAGATGGTGATATTCACCACGCTTTCCAACAGGCAGCTTCTGAACAGGCAGAGATTCAAGACCATACCGTGATTTGGACCCATCAACCACAGATTGGAATTACAACTGAAGAAAACGCACCTGAGTACCAACCAGCTGCACCTGAAGGCTCACTCGCTTGGGGATGGCAATATGGGATAGAATCTGAGGCATGTAACATTGATACGAATCTATTTTCTAGCGAACTAGTAGACTATTTATGGTAA
- a CDS encoding YflJ family protein has protein sequence MAHIGSKGWYVERLKEEGIRYHQGKKLERYKTHVLANLYAKQTSGENRN, from the coding sequence ATGGCACACATCGGCTCAAAAGGATGGTATGTGGAACGGTTAAAAGAAGAAGGGATTCGCTATCATCAGGGAAAAAAACTAGAAAGGTACAAAACCCATGTGCTAGCAAACTTGTACGCAAAACAAACCTCAGGTGAAAACAGAAACTAA
- a CDS encoding DMT family transporter has protein sequence MFTSKWFIALITLLLTMVWGYAWVLMKVSLEYMGPFTFNTLRFFVGTITLLVILLFIGKLRLQRLRSLRWRPLLILGLLQTALVYALVMYGMRFVDAGKASILLYTMPMWSTVLAFYFLGEKLTRKHVIGLLVGMTGLMFIVGTDIWVSTDRSVVFGMSLILIASLVWSAANIYYQKTFAKDHRVEVNAYQMLAGTIGLCIVTVFLEWGEPIVWTPISMIAILFNGVFASALCFTIWYYLLTVMRTVTATISSLLVPAFGVFFGWMFLDEAITASVIIGAGLILGGIVISQVTIRSKQGTIMNQKAPGHTYDQ, from the coding sequence ATGTTCACGAGTAAATGGTTTATTGCTCTAATTACTTTATTATTAACGATGGTTTGGGGCTATGCTTGGGTACTAATGAAAGTATCTCTTGAATATATGGGCCCGTTTACGTTTAATACATTACGCTTTTTCGTCGGTACAATTACATTACTTGTAATTTTACTCTTCATAGGAAAGTTACGTTTGCAAAGGTTGCGTTCGTTACGATGGCGACCATTACTTATTTTAGGATTGCTGCAAACGGCATTGGTATATGCATTAGTGATGTATGGAATGCGTTTTGTTGATGCAGGGAAGGCCTCGATCCTTCTATATACGATGCCGATGTGGAGTACCGTATTAGCCTTTTATTTTTTAGGGGAGAAGTTAACGAGGAAACATGTAATTGGATTATTAGTAGGGATGACGGGGTTAATGTTCATTGTAGGGACAGATATTTGGGTAAGTACGGATCGTTCTGTTGTATTTGGAATGAGCTTAATTCTCATTGCTTCACTTGTATGGTCAGCTGCCAATATTTATTATCAAAAAACGTTTGCAAAGGATCACCGTGTCGAAGTAAATGCCTATCAAATGTTGGCCGGAACCATAGGGCTATGTATTGTTACCGTCTTTTTAGAATGGGGAGAGCCGATTGTTTGGACACCGATCAGCATGATTGCCATTCTTTTTAATGGGGTGTTTGCCTCTGCTCTATGTTTTACGATTTGGTACTACTTATTAACGGTGATGCGTACCGTAACTGCGACAATTTCTTCGCTGCTTGTGCCTGCTTTTGGTGTTTTTTTCGGCTGGATGTTTCTAGATGAAGCGATTACTGCGAGCGTCATCATTGGAGCTGGATTAATATTAGGAGGCATTGTTATCTCCCAAGTGACGATTCGTTCGAAACAAGGAACCATTATGAACCAGAAAGCACCAGGACATACATATGATCAATGA
- a CDS encoding YtxH domain-containing protein has translation MAEQEKNNMDTKDFLIGSLVGGIVGAAVGLLMAPKAGKELRDDLNVQVTNAKEKTAKFTDKIRERRVADEVEEEIGPVAIETSENSESAEESEEQVVNEEAAATKEDN, from the coding sequence ATGGCAGAACAAGAAAAAAATAATATGGATACGAAGGATTTTCTAATCGGTTCACTTGTCGGCGGGATCGTAGGGGCAGCTGTTGGGTTATTAATGGCTCCAAAAGCAGGTAAGGAACTTCGTGACGATTTAAATGTTCAAGTGACAAATGCAAAAGAAAAAACAGCTAAGTTTACGGATAAAATTCGCGAAAGACGTGTCGCAGACGAGGTCGAAGAAGAAATTGGGCCTGTTGCAATCGAAACTTCTGAAAATAGTGAATCAGCTGAAGAGAGTGAAGAACAAGTAGTCAACGAAGAAGCGGCAGCAACAAAGGAAGACAACTAA